One Gloeobacter morelensis MG652769 DNA window includes the following coding sequences:
- a CDS encoding phosphodiesterase — protein sequence MKLEPQLNFVQISDVHLRPNAGRSGWWLSERPEYLLQLAVEKVCALGGVDFVVFTGDLFDQAEAAALDQFVAIAGALPCPYHVVVGNHDVVGKPWPGRLTKQTFAERLALPEKLYYSVPVKPGYRLIVLDTVPVLFPHAQGCLPAEQMEWLRWQLLVHRDEQVIVALHHPPVAPAYFRDFRLNPLDGSQFAELMAAAPNVVAVLSGHLHVPRRWSYRKRPYFSAPSLGGPPNAFRHFQLELTARSARLRYDWIPVVPESKRRPLWYPLTVGSRRDRRGRYRLQLPLLTQRRLARRLNAAS from the coding sequence GTGAAGCTTGAGCCTCAGCTGAACTTTGTGCAGATCTCAGACGTCCACCTGCGGCCGAATGCCGGCCGCTCGGGCTGGTGGCTCTCGGAGCGGCCCGAGTATCTGCTGCAATTGGCGGTAGAAAAAGTCTGTGCCCTGGGTGGCGTCGATTTTGTCGTCTTCACGGGCGACCTGTTCGATCAGGCCGAAGCGGCGGCCCTCGATCAGTTCGTGGCGATCGCGGGCGCTCTACCGTGTCCTTATCACGTGGTGGTGGGCAACCATGACGTGGTGGGCAAACCCTGGCCGGGGCGGTTGACCAAGCAGACCTTCGCCGAACGCCTCGCCCTGCCGGAAAAGCTGTACTACAGCGTGCCGGTCAAGCCCGGCTACCGGCTCATCGTCCTCGACACGGTCCCGGTGCTGTTTCCCCACGCCCAGGGCTGCCTGCCCGCCGAGCAGATGGAGTGGCTGCGCTGGCAACTTCTGGTGCACCGCGATGAGCAGGTGATCGTCGCCCTGCACCACCCGCCGGTGGCACCGGCTTACTTTCGCGATTTTCGCCTCAACCCCCTCGACGGCAGCCAGTTCGCCGAACTGATGGCCGCCGCGCCGAACGTGGTTGCCGTGCTGAGCGGCCACCTGCACGTGCCGCGCCGCTGGAGCTACCGCAAGCGGCCCTACTTCAGCGCCCCGTCCCTGGGCGGCCCCCCCAACGCTTTTCGCCACTTTCAACTGGAATTGACCGCCCGCTCCGCGCGGTTGCGCTACGACTGGATCCCGGTGGTTCCCGAGTCGAAGCGGCGCCCGCTGTGGTATCCGCTCACCGTTGGAAGCCGCCGCGACCGGCGCGGGCGCTACCGTCTGCAATTGCCTTTGCTCACCCAGCGCCGGTTGGCCCGGCGCCTGAACGCCGCCTCCTAG